In the Pseudonocardia cypriaca genome, one interval contains:
- a CDS encoding helix-turn-helix transcriptional regulator translates to MVLLEREAELGCVDALVDAVAGGLGRVLFVEGPAGIGKTRLLDAAAQRARAVGLRPLVARAGEVEREYAFGLVRALFEPVLATGGAAELLAGPARLAAPVIVLGEPGSPAGIAERLHGLYWLTVNLADQDPLVLIVDDAHWADEPSLRALAYLAHRIADLPIGLVVAARPEAGGSASGLLAAIRSEPVATVLRPGPLTRAGSDALLRTRYTAPTPEFCAACHEACGGNPMLLLALVDAVGDAPPDDRVAAVHDRAPAIVATSVLPRLRRLPPASAAAARAVAVLGPDAELRHVAALAELDHDEAAEAADALAAAGLLVPVRPLAFTHPLVAQVVADHMTPGERHHGHLDAARRLHAEGADPERVAGHLMATERLGDPWVVAALRDAARSALRKGAPATAVAYLRRALAEPPDPAVRAEIRLELGTAQLEVSAPDAFATLSEALELTPDTAFRARVALVASGAARSASDFRTADRFLAEVDDRLDQLEDGLRYQVEAEAVFVRWLDPGRRAEMIARARALEPRAAAGGAAGANVLLVLAFDALLGGAPTADRAADLAVRAAAVANDIDGPTLGLVAAAVNVLLALDRVGPARTTLDRVIAVARHHGSLLQLGEATTFRAMLNHRLGMVPDAEADARLADRIAQEAAGPSARRWTVAWLVRCLVERGELAEAEDVLCRSGVPANLSVLLEARGHLRAAQGRAEEALADLRAAGGRAERQLDHPGLVPWRPAAASVLRRLGRLGEARDVADEAVLLARRFAAPRALGLALNARGLVDDSVDTLREAVEVLAATPARLDHARATVSLGAALRRANSRTDARQILEHGMHEAHACGAAALVAHAREELTACGARPRRPATTGWDALTPSERRIVQLARDGLSNREIAQTLFVTTKTVETHLGAAYRKLGITRRTELARETR, encoded by the coding sequence ATGGTGCTGCTCGAACGGGAGGCGGAGCTCGGCTGCGTCGACGCCCTGGTGGACGCGGTCGCCGGCGGGTTGGGCCGGGTCCTGTTCGTCGAGGGCCCGGCGGGGATCGGCAAGACCCGCCTGCTCGACGCGGCGGCTCAGCGGGCGCGCGCCGTGGGCCTGCGCCCACTCGTCGCGCGGGCCGGCGAGGTGGAGCGGGAGTACGCGTTCGGGCTCGTGCGCGCGCTGTTCGAGCCGGTGCTGGCCACCGGCGGTGCCGCGGAGCTGCTCGCGGGGCCTGCCCGACTGGCGGCCCCGGTGATCGTCCTGGGGGAACCCGGCAGCCCCGCCGGCATCGCCGAACGCCTGCACGGCCTGTATTGGCTCACCGTGAACCTCGCCGACCAGGACCCGCTCGTCCTGATCGTCGACGACGCGCACTGGGCCGACGAGCCGTCGCTGCGGGCGCTGGCCTACCTGGCCCACCGCATCGCCGACCTCCCGATCGGTCTCGTCGTCGCGGCTCGCCCCGAGGCCGGTGGGTCCGCCTCAGGTCTGCTCGCCGCGATCCGGTCCGAACCGGTGGCCACGGTGCTGCGCCCCGGCCCGCTCACCCGTGCCGGAAGCGATGCCCTGCTCCGCACGCGCTACACGGCCCCGACGCCGGAGTTCTGCGCGGCGTGCCACGAGGCGTGCGGCGGCAACCCGATGCTGCTGCTCGCCCTCGTCGACGCCGTCGGTGATGCGCCACCGGACGACCGCGTCGCCGCCGTGCACGATCGGGCCCCCGCGATCGTGGCGACGTCCGTGCTGCCCCGGCTGCGCAGGCTCCCGCCGGCGTCCGCAGCGGCAGCGAGGGCGGTCGCGGTCCTCGGCCCGGACGCGGAGCTGCGACACGTCGCGGCGCTCGCCGAGCTGGATCACGACGAGGCGGCCGAGGCGGCCGACGCGCTGGCCGCGGCCGGGCTGCTCGTGCCAGTGCGACCCCTCGCCTTCACCCATCCCCTGGTGGCACAGGTCGTCGCGGACCACATGACGCCCGGCGAGCGGCACCACGGCCATCTCGACGCCGCGCGGCGCCTCCACGCGGAGGGCGCCGACCCCGAGCGCGTGGCCGGTCACCTCATGGCCACCGAGCGACTCGGCGATCCGTGGGTGGTGGCGGCGCTGCGCGATGCCGCTCGCAGCGCGCTCCGGAAGGGAGCACCGGCCACCGCCGTCGCCTACCTGCGCCGCGCACTCGCCGAGCCGCCCGACCCCGCCGTCCGTGCCGAGATCCGGCTCGAACTGGGAACCGCCCAGCTGGAGGTCTCGGCACCCGACGCGTTCGCCACCCTGTCCGAGGCACTCGAGCTCACCCCGGACACCGCGTTCCGCGCCCGCGTCGCGCTCGTGGCATCCGGGGCTGCGCGGTCGGCGTCCGACTTCCGCACCGCGGATCGCTTCCTCGCGGAAGTGGACGACCGGCTCGACCAGCTGGAGGACGGGCTGCGGTACCAGGTCGAGGCCGAGGCCGTGTTCGTCCGCTGGCTGGATCCGGGGCGCCGGGCGGAGATGATCGCCCGCGCCCGGGCCCTCGAACCCCGCGCCGCGGCGGGCGGCGCAGCGGGCGCGAACGTCCTGCTGGTCCTGGCGTTCGACGCGCTGCTGGGCGGGGCGCCGACCGCCGACCGGGCGGCCGACCTGGCCGTACGCGCGGCCGCCGTGGCGAACGACATCGACGGGCCCACGCTCGGCCTCGTCGCCGCTGCGGTCAACGTCCTGCTCGCCCTCGACCGGGTCGGGCCTGCCCGCACCACGCTCGACCGGGTGATCGCGGTGGCGCGGCACCACGGGTCACTCCTGCAGCTCGGCGAGGCCACCACGTTCCGCGCGATGCTGAACCACCGGCTCGGGATGGTCCCCGACGCCGAGGCCGATGCCCGCCTCGCCGACCGGATCGCCCAGGAGGCCGCCGGCCCGTCGGCGCGCCGGTGGACCGTGGCGTGGCTCGTGCGCTGCCTGGTCGAGCGGGGCGAGCTCGCCGAGGCCGAGGACGTGCTGTGCCGCAGCGGTGTGCCGGCGAACCTCTCGGTGCTCCTCGAGGCGCGCGGGCACCTGCGGGCGGCACAGGGTCGCGCGGAGGAGGCGCTGGCGGATCTCCGCGCGGCCGGCGGCCGGGCCGAGCGCCAGCTCGACCACCCCGGGCTCGTGCCGTGGCGCCCGGCCGCCGCGTCGGTGCTGCGTCGGCTCGGGCGCCTCGGCGAGGCACGGGACGTCGCCGACGAGGCCGTGCTCCTCGCCCGGCGGTTCGCGGCTCCGCGGGCGCTCGGCCTGGCCCTCAACGCCCGTGGGCTGGTCGACGACTCGGTGGACACCCTGCGGGAGGCCGTCGAGGTGCTGGCCGCCACGCCGGCCCGGCTGGATCACGCCCGCGCCACCGTCAGCCTCGGTGCGGCGCTGCGGCGGGCCAACTCCCGCACCGACGCTCGGCAGATCCTCGAACACGGCATGCACGAGGCGCATGCGTGCGGCGCCGCCGCGCTGGTCGCCCACGCCCGCGAGGAGCTCACCGCCTGCGGCGCCCGGCCCCGCCGGCCCGCGACGACCGGGTGGGACGCGCTGACCCCCAGCGAACGCCGGATCGTCCAGCTCGCGCGGGACGGGCTGAGCAACCGCGAGATCGCCCAGACCCTGTTCGTCACGACCAAGACCGTCGAGACGCACCTCGGCGCGGCGTACCGCAAGCTCGGGATCACCCGGCGCACCGAGCTGGCGAGGGAAACCCGGTGA